Proteins encoded within one genomic window of Episyrphus balteatus chromosome 1, idEpiBalt1.1, whole genome shotgun sequence:
- the LOC129906861 gene encoding RING finger protein nenya-like isoform X1, giving the protein MSWLHCNKCGVQKSSNNTVKFFCGFCNHVLCAKCNKISKVCPFDKRPFNGVEINASMPQEMRIFFEDPDELVTFWQDVIRFQSEQRDSFESFGFLANTEHIDRKESDQSVHSVSLNRTASTSAMSLNESSLQEDSGVNMDFQSIYKPDGIL; this is encoded by the exons atgaGTTGGTTACATTGCAATAAATGTGGAGTTCAAAAATCTTCAAATAACactgtgaaatttttttgtggattttgtaATCATGTGCTTTGTGCTAAATgcaataaaatatcaaaagtttGTCCATTCGACAAACGTCCTTTCAATGGCGTCGAAATAAATGCATCAATGCCCCAAGAAATGCGCATCTTCTTTGAAGACCCAGATGAATTGGTTACGTTTTGGCAAGATGTCATAAGATTTCAGTCCGAACAACGTGATTCGTTTGAGTCGTTTGGATTTCTTGCAAATACTGAACATATAGATCGGAAGGAGTCCGATCAGTCTGTTCATTCGGTATCATTGAATAGAACAGCTTCAACTTCTGCAATGAGTCTTAATGAGTCAAGTCTTCAAGAGGATTCAGGAG tcaATATGGATTTTCAAAGTATCTACAAACCGGATGGgatactataa
- the LOC129906861 gene encoding RING finger protein nenya-like isoform X2 produces the protein MSWLHCNKCGVQKSSNNTVKFFCGFCNHVLCAKCNKISKVCPFDKRPFNGVEINASMPQEMRIFFEDPDELVTFWQDVIRFQSEQRDSFESFGFLANTEHIDRKESDQSVHSVSLNRTASTSAMSLNESSLQEDSGDS, from the exons atgaGTTGGTTACATTGCAATAAATGTGGAGTTCAAAAATCTTCAAATAACactgtgaaatttttttgtggattttgtaATCATGTGCTTTGTGCTAAATgcaataaaatatcaaaagtttGTCCATTCGACAAACGTCCTTTCAATGGCGTCGAAATAAATGCATCAATGCCCCAAGAAATGCGCATCTTCTTTGAAGACCCAGATGAATTGGTTACGTTTTGGCAAGATGTCATAAGATTTCAGTCCGAACAACGTGATTCGTTTGAGTCGTTTGGATTTCTTGCAAATACTGAACATATAGATCGGAAGGAGTCCGATCAGTCTGTTCATTCGGTATCATTGAATAGAACAGCTTCAACTTCTGCAATGAGTCTTAATGAGTCAAGTCTTCAAGAGGATTCAGGAG ACTCgtaa
- the LOC129906055 gene encoding RING finger protein nenya-like — protein MSWLHCNKCGGQKSSSNTVKFFCGSCCHVLCDKCNKILKLCPIDNRPFNGVEINASMPQKMRIYFEDPDKLLTNYQKVVRFQCEQRDSIESFEFLNTEDIQKLKDEIALLTKYKERTIKSNEKYEKSIAQMKAYFKHLDRKESDQSVHSVSLNTTALTSAMSLNNSSLQEDSGVNLDSQSFNRADGTL, from the exons aTGAGTTGGTTACATTGCAATAAGTGTGGTGGTCAAAAATCCTCAAGTAACACTGTGAAATTTTTCTGTGGATCTTGTTGTCATGTGCTTTGTGAcaaatgcaataaaattttaaaactttgtccAATCGACAACCGCCCTTTCAATGGTGTCGAAATAAATGCATCGATGCCACAAAAAATGCGCATCTACTTTGAAGACCCAGATAAATTGCTTACGAATTATCAAAAAGTCGTAAGATTTCAGTGTGAACAACGTGATTCGATTGAGTCGTTTGAATTTCTAAATACTGaagatatacaaaaattaaaggatGAAATAGCTCTATTAACCAAATATAAGGAAAGAACAATTAAGAGCAATGAAAAGTATGAGAAGTCTATTGCCCAAATGAAAGCTTACTTTAAGCATCTAGATCGGAAGGAATCAGATCAGTCTGTTCATTCGGTATCATTGAATACAACAGCTTTAACTTCTGCAATGAGTCTCAATAATTCAAGTCTTCAAGAGGATTCAGGTG tCAATCTGGATTCTCAAAGTTTCAACAGAGCTGATGGGACACTATAA
- the LOC129921572 gene encoding zinc finger protein 572, with product MDYNIHKICRVCLEEGALTSIYSTEFAMMPMTMMMMCAKIRVYKTDGLPAVICNNCIYRLGVAYHFKQECENSDIRLRQYLGILERGYGLCDAETMTDPLPQRELKKLFLDEKDDDVDDDDEKDDSKSRKSKRKSRYQRKAPEDHKKRGPKPIEKMPQTCYDCNKTFKCAAQLQMHIRTHTGEKPYVCNYCPRRFAQKYNLQIHVRTHTGERPFQCEICSKQFSALGNFQAHQKIHTGVRDQICPVCHKAFLSSGDLSKHMVTHAGLRNHHCDICGKTFSRNRDMVAHKKKIHLNELNSENFKCPECHKVFATSSSLSVHFRSHGGSTSSLPLVHQPPIVPTAIGGSMCPPTAPPPPSLSSIAMGMPPPPPPPGSLGMLGHTQGTLSLMHSQRLHPY from the exons ATGGATTATAATATTCATAAAATATGTCGAGTATGTTTGGAAGAAGGTGCACTTACTTCAATTTATAGTACTGAATTTGCAATGATGCCAATGACTATGATGATGATGTGCGCTAAAATACGA GTATATAAAACCGATGGTCTCCCCGCTGTTATCTGCAACAATTGCATATATCGTCTTGGCGTAGCTTACCATTTCAAACAAGAATGCGAAAATTCTGATATCCGTTTGAGGCAATATCTGGGAATCCTCGAGAGAGGATATGG TTTATGTGATGCTGAAACAATGACTGATCCTCTACCACAAAGGGAACTAAAGAAGCTATTCCTTGATGAAAAAgacgatgatgttgatgatgatgacgagaAAGATGATTCCAAGAGTCGAAAAAG TAAACGCAAATCTCGCTATCAGCGTAAAGCCCCGGAAGATCATAAAAAACGTGGTCCCAAACCAATAGAAAAAATGCCACAAACTTGCTACGATTGCAATAAAACCTTTAAATGCGCTGCTCAACTCCAAATGCATATTCGAACGCATACCGGAGAAAAGCCATATGTCTGTAATTACTGTCCCCGTCGTTTTGCCCAAAAATACAATCTCCAGATTCATGTAAGAACTCACACTGGGGAACGTCCATTCCAGTGTGAAATTTGCAGTAAACAGTTTTCTGCTTTGGGTAATTTTCAAGCTCATCAAAAAATCCACACTGGAGTTCGAGATCAAATTTGTCCTGTGTGTCACAAGGCATTTTTGAGTTCTGGCGATTTATCCAAACACATGGTTACACATGCGGGGTTAAGAAACCACCACTGCGATATATGTGGGAAAACATTTAGTCGCAACAGAGATATGGTAGCGCATAAgaagaaaattcatttaaacGAACTCAATAGTGAAAACTTTAAATGTCCCGAATGTCATAAGGTATTTGCGACATCGAGTAGTCTGAGTGTGCATTTTCGTAGTCACGGGGGCAGTACTAGTTCGTTACCATTGGTGCATCAGCCGCCAATAGTTCCGACAGCTATAGGTGGGAGTATGTGTCCACCAACAGCTCCACCACCACCTTCTTTGAGTAGTATTGCTATGGGAATGCCACCACCTCCTCCACCACCTGGAAGTTTAGGAATGCTGGGACATACACAGGGAACTTTATCGCTGATGCATTCACAGCGGTTGCATCCTTattga
- the LOC129921428 gene encoding ubiA prenyltransferase domain-containing protein 1 homolog, whose amino-acid sequence MSTESQQRVPMLVPTSDGNKSQCNADTNGQSEPNSKILSNGMPQSGGRPTHHHPGTFMKLKTYLHALRPWSLSASLVPTLMGSALAYRSQWASDFNFITFVLTIFTVVTVHCAGNVVNTYFDFIKGIDNRKADDRTLVDHILSKDEVVSLGAILYMAGCIGFIFLAILSPAKMEHLALIYFGGLSSSFLYTGGIGFKYIALGDVVILILFGPLSVLFAFMTQTGHVDWRTIYYAIPLALNTEAILHSNNTRDVENDRKAGIVTLAILIGRTSSHVLYALLLFTPYSIFVVYGLKYSLWFLLPLITVPQAFKIEKLFRNEQTMNSVPRQTAKLNFFFGILYVVACCCAKKLPAFSFRRY is encoded by the exons ATGTCTACCGAGTCACAGCAGAGAGTGCCAATGCTTGTGCCCACATCAGATGGAAACAAGAGTCAATGCAATGCCGATACCAATGGACAATCAGAGCCGAATTCAAAGATTCTATCGAATGGCATGCCCCAATCTGGAGGCCGCCCAACCCACCACCATCCAGGGACATTTATGAAGCTCAAGACATATTTACACGCATTGCGTCCGTGGTCACTGTCTGCCAGTCTAGTTCCTACTCTAATGGGATCCGCCCTAGCTTACCGATCCCAATGGGCATCCGATTTCAATTTCATTACATTTGTTCTGACCATCTTTACCGTTGTGACTGTTCACTGTGCGGGCAATGTGGTAAACACTTATTTTGACTTTATTAAAGGAATCGACAATCGCAAGGCAGACGACCGGACTCTTGTTGATCATATTCTATCCAAAGATGAG gTTGTTTCCCTCGGAGCTATCCTCTACATGGCTGGCTGTATTGGTTTTATTTTCCTAGCCATATTGAGTCCAGCAAAAATGGAACATCTAGCACTTATCTATTTCGGTGGACTTTCATCGAGCTTCCTCTACACTGGTGGCATTGGTTTCAAATACATTGCTCTCGGCGATGTTGTTATTCTAATTTTGTTTGGACCTCTTTCGGTGCTATTTGCTTTTATGACTCAAACAGGTCACGTGGACTGGCGAACAATTTATTATGCAATTCCATTAGCACTCAACACTGAAGCTATTTTACATAGCAACAATACCCGTGACGTTGAAAACGATCGCAAAGCTGGCATTGTCACCTTGGCCATCCTAATCGGCCGGACATCATCACATGTCCTATACGCTTTACTTCTATTTACTCCATATAGCATTTTTGTAGTTTATGGCTTAAAATACTCATTGTGGTTCTTGCTACCCCTCATCACAGTGCCACAGGCATTCAAAATCGAAAAGCTATTCCGTAACGAACAGACAATGAATTCTGTACCCAGACAAACGgctaaattaaatttcttttttggaatattGTACGTGGTAGCCTGTTGCTGTGCAAAGAAACTGCCCGCATTCAGCTTTAGAAGGTATTAA